Genomic DNA from Myxococcales bacterium:
CATGCAGAGCGTCAGTCCTTCTTCCCGCGAAATGCGAGTCAGCAATTCGACGGTGTCTCGCGCGCGAGCGGGGTCGACACTCGAAACGGGTTCATCGGCGATCAGCGCCGTCGGTTGCTGAAACAGCGCCCGGGCGAGGGCCACGCGCTGCTGCTGCCCCCCCGAAAGCCGATCGGTTCGCTCGAAGAGCTTTTCGGAGATCCCCACCCGCTCGAGAATGTCGAACACTTCACCCAGAATCTGGCGCGACGGAAATAGCAGCAGTGAAAGCGACCGCGCAAAACCCACCTGCCCCAGACGGCCTGCAATGACGTTCTGGGAGACTCGCAGATTGGGAACGAGATCGAGCCCTTGATGGATGAAGCCGATGCGGCTGCGCATTTGTTTGAGTTCGCGCCGGGAGAAATCGATCAGCCGCTTGTCCCCGACGTGAGCCCAACCTTCGCTCGGACGTTCGCTGCCGTTGAACAGTCGAAGCAGCGTGGTCTTGCCCGAACCGCTGGGCCCGACAAAACCCACGGCTTCGCCGGGTTGCACTTTCAGGTCGACAGCGTCGAGCGCGAGAGCGGACCCGTACTCCACCGATACGCCTTCTAGCAAGAACTCCGCGCTGTTCGCCACCACGTCTCCGGACTAGCGTATGAAATCGAGCTCCAGCGCCAGTTTGTGAATGGCATCGAAGTCGGAGTTACTGGCGCGAATCATGGCACTACGGGGAAAGGCCGAAAGTAGATCCGGATCGTTCATCTCGATCAACGCCTTTTGAAGCTTGTCGGTGAAGCCAACCCCGTACGTCGATTCGAGATCGGGATGGGCCGTGAAGTTGTAGTCGGGATAGAGCGGCGTACTCCAGATGATCTTGACGATGGAAGGATCGGTCGTGCCTTCTGCCACCCGACGCTCGTACACCTGATAGTTGAGTACGCCGACTTCGAATTGTCCCGACTCAACGAGCTCGGCGGTGCGATCGTGGCTCCCCGAGAAGCTGATGGTCGATAAATATTCGCGCGGGCTCTCCCCAGTATTCTCCCGAATGAAGTATTCGGGCATCAGGCGACCC
This window encodes:
- a CDS encoding ATP-binding cassette domain-containing protein, whose translation is MANSAEFLLEGVSVEYGSALALDAVDLKVQPGEAVGFVGPSGSGKTTLLRLFNGSERPSEGWAHVGDKRLIDFSRRELKQMRSRIGFIHQGLDLVPNLRVSQNVIAGRLGQVGFARSLSLLLFPSRQILGEVFDILERVGISEKLFERTDRLSGGQQQRVALARALFQQPTALIADEPVSSVDPARARDTVELLTRISREEGLTLCMSLHNLELAREFLPRLVGLRNGKVIFDCASEDIGDEQFDALYSLDSGEMWRNGS